The DNA segment GGAAGCGGAAGGTGCCAGACTGATTCACCTGGTGGATCTGGATGGGGCCGTTGAGCAAAAACCCAGAAATCTTTCACTCATTGAAGAGATTCTTGCTGCGGTTACTGTTCCGGTGCAGGTCGGCGGAGGAATCCGTTCCATGGAGACCATTTCCCATTATCTCTCTATCGGTGTGGAACGTATAATATTGGGAACAGCAGCCCTTCGGGATCCGGAGCTTGTCTGTTCCGCATGTGAGCGCTGGCCAGGTCGCATAGTGGTTGGTATTGATGCACGGGGAGGCCGGGTTGCTGTGGATGGCTGGACGGAAACCACAGAAACGGCGTCAGTTGAGCTCGCAAAGCGCTTTGAAGGAGTGGGGGTAGCAGCTATTATCTTTACGGATATCGGAAGAGATGGGACCCATGGTGGGGTAAATATAGAAGAAACACGCGCGCTGGCAGAAGCCGTATCCATTCCTGTGATTGCTTCCGGTGGTGTTTCGACTATCAGAGATCTGGAGGCCCTCCTTCCATTGGAAGCCTCTGGGGTAACAGGGGTCATCAGTGGGCGTGCCCTTTATGAGGGAACTCTTTCCATACTCCAGGCGAATCAGCTCTTTTCTTCTAGGTGATAACCTCCTACAGCCGTTGTATGCAATGGGCTGAAAAGGGGCTCCATGCCCCTTTGGGCTGATGTGTGAAAAAAATATCCTCACTTTTTCTTGACAGGAGTACAAAACGGGTTAACTTCTGCAGGTTGTCACCCTTTTTTTTAAAAGGGGTAGTTTGCGTTCGTTGGGTACCGTGAGGCTTTTGACGTGTAGACAGAAGAGGGCCGCCTTGGGTGCAAGGATAACGGATGAAACCATTGAAACGCTTCGGAATGTCGCAGATATTGTTCAGGTGGTTTCCGATCGTGTAACTTTGAAACGCACTGGCCGACGTCTGTCTGGCCTCTGTCCTTTTCATACAGAAAAATCACCCTCTTTTTCAGTGGATCCTGAAAGGCAGATGTATCATTGCTTTGGCTGTGGTGCAGGAGGGGATGTGTTTTCTTTTGTTATGCAGAGTGAAGGCCTTTCTTTCCCCGATGCCGTAAAAAATCTTGCCGAACGTTTTGGTATTCCTCTTTCTTCCGGTGGAGATAACGACACTTATACAGGTGAAAGACAAGCTGTTCTTGACGTAAACCGACTTGCTCAGTCCGCTTTCCGACACGGCCTGATGAAAAGCTCCCTTGGTAATGCAGCCAGAGAGTATTTGAAAGAGCGGGGGATAGCGGATTCTTTTGCAGAATTTTTTGAACTTGGTTTTATCCCCGATGGATGGTCGTATCTCAGAGACTATCTTGCAAAAAAAGGTGTTGGTAGCGATCTGATGGAAAAGGCAGGGCTGGTGGTCAGGAGTCAACAGAATCGTGCCTATGATCGGTTTCGTAACCGGATAATGTTTCCGATACAGGATATTCAGGGACGCATAATCGGATTTGGTGGCAGGGTTCTGGGGGATGGTAACCCCAAATATATGAACTCTCCTGAAACCATAGTATATCACAAGGCCAGGTCTCTTTACGGTCTTTATCAGGCCCGCCATGAAATTCGGAAAAAACGGACTGTCTATGTGGTGGAAGGTTATTTTGATGTCATCAGCCTTCATCAGCATGGTATTCCGGAAACCGTTGCTGGACTGGGTACGGCTTTGACCCGGGAACAGGTTCAGTTGTTGAGAGGGTATGCGGATTGCCTTGTGCTTGT comes from the Desulfobotulus pelophilus genome and includes:
- the hisA gene encoding 1-(5-phosphoribosyl)-5-[(5-phosphoribosylamino)methylideneamino]imidazole-4-carboxamide isomerase, producing the protein MILIPAVDIKNGRCVRLFQGRMDAETVFSHDPVSQAAQWEAEGARLIHLVDLDGAVEQKPRNLSLIEEILAAVTVPVQVGGGIRSMETISHYLSIGVERIILGTAALRDPELVCSACERWPGRIVVGIDARGGRVAVDGWTETTETASVELAKRFEGVGVAAIIFTDIGRDGTHGGVNIEETRALAEAVSIPVIASGGVSTIRDLEALLPLEASGVTGVISGRALYEGTLSILQANQLFSSR
- the dnaG gene encoding DNA primase encodes the protein MRLLTCRQKRAALGARITDETIETLRNVADIVQVVSDRVTLKRTGRRLSGLCPFHTEKSPSFSVDPERQMYHCFGCGAGGDVFSFVMQSEGLSFPDAVKNLAERFGIPLSSGGDNDTYTGERQAVLDVNRLAQSAFRHGLMKSSLGNAAREYLKERGIADSFAEFFELGFIPDGWSYLRDYLAKKGVGSDLMEKAGLVVRSQQNRAYDRFRNRIMFPIQDIQGRIIGFGGRVLGDGNPKYMNSPETIVYHKARSLYGLYQARHEIRKKRTVYVVEGYFDVISLHQHGIPETVAGLGTALTREQVQLLRGYADCLVLVFDGDAAGLKAAERAAPVILSQAVDARVLLLPTGEDPDTFVRRYGRDVFLEEGAKSEPLFSFLVHSSLRRWGRDPAGRMRSLDFLLPILDNVADPVVRDLYLRELADGLDMEERAVRERLGKTGLPRAVSGGAPDRLAVVSEHLPMEEALVSLMLSVPEARERLAALHPLDFFSDPVLKRMASCLLDSKDDDYGLADAEMLRDTEVQKCLARIRFQSSAWTLDNADTLISQFQRLQQQAHRGSGLMNRIKAAEAGRDQTRLMALLEQKQQQAREAAKLGLTRVVTPRRHTQ